AAGAGGTACTTCGAGTGATGAACCCCTCGGGAGCGGACCTTATGAAGAGACGTTCCAGCGCTGATACTTCGAGAGCACCCTTAAAGGGTAAGGAGGTTAGATTAGAGAACTATTTTGACGTTCCGAACCCGCTCCAGAACGACCCGCTCTCCCGTCTTAACCTCTCCCTCGAAGTCTACGAGTACGGCCCCACGCGTACCGTGAGTATCAACGATTTTCCCTTCGACTCCTCCTTCCGTACTGACTTTCTCGCCCACTAGGCGCTCGGCGTGCTCCTTGTTTAGAGCTAATCCATCGACGACAGCTAAACCCTTCCCCATATGGTCAGCCCTAGTAACGCGCCCACGTCGTCTGGAGACGCGCTTGAATGTCTCGCGCTTCGAGGTACCTTCCACGAGCCCGGAACCCGCTATACGGAGCGTTGTCGGCGGTAAGTCCAACTTAACGAGGATCGTCCTGTCTCCCTCTTTAACGGCAACGGGCTCGTTGAGCTTCGCATACAGGTAACTCGATTCGCCGGGTCGTAGGGAGTCTAGGAGGAACCCATCGTCGTGAGGCACGACCCGGGCCGGTACGGACCTCATTCCGACGTGTATGTGCAGCATCGTCTTCTGCCCGATAGATTGAGAGAACAAAGGATCCATTTCCACCTTCAAGTCGAGGTATCTAGTGACCCGCAGGGAACCCTGCTCGGCTAGTTGGAAGCCACGTTCGATCTCTTCCTCTCGGACCCCTCGTAGTGCTATTCCGACCCGATCACCCGCACGCGCTTCCTGCTTGTCCCTCCCGAAACTCTGGATGGACTTTACTTCAACGGTCTTACCGATCGGGTACAGTGTCAGTTCATCCCCGACTTCGACGCGCCCGGTTAGTACGGTACCGGTTACCACGGTCCCAGCGCCTTTGACGTGGAACGCGTGGTCTATCGGCATTCTAAACGGGGAATCCAGATCACGATCTGGAGGCTCCAGCACCTCGAGCAACGCGTCTTTCAGGTTCTCGATGCCCTCACCTGTCTTCGCGGAGACTGGTATTATTGGGGCATCTTCTAGGGCGGTTCCCTGAAGTACTCGTTTGATTTCCTCTATCCGACGCTCGACAGTCTTTTCGTCCACCAAATCCACCTTATTAAGGGCGACGACCCCGCGGTCGATACCCAGGTGGTTAAGTACCACCAAGTGTTCCCCGGTCTGTACCTGAGGACCCTCATCGGCCGCTACAACCAGGATCGCGGCATCTATTATTTCGGCCCCGGCCACCACGGTTCTGATGAGATCGGCGTGGCCCGGGGCGTCTACCAGTGTGACGGTGTAATCACCGAGCTCGAAGCTGGAGAACCCCAGGTCTATCGTGATACCACGCTCCTTCTCCTCCGGGTGTTTATCCAACGCCGCCGTGGAAGGCTTCTCGGTCAGCTGCGCTGCGAGTGCCGTCTTGCCGTGGTCGATGTGCCCGAACAGTCCAACATGTACTATAGGCACGGCGCTGCATCACCACCCTTCGTCGAAGAAATATCGCACCTTCGCCCGATTAAAAAGCGACGAGGCCCCTGCTACTGCAGCCGCTGTGAAAATGTCTTCACCTCCTAACCCACCCTTTGCCAGCAGCACGTAGGCGACTACTATCGGGATAGGTAGGACGGCATCGATGGCACAGACACGGCGGAAGGTGTTCCGAACGGACACCACGATATCGATGGGCATTCCCATGAGGACCCAGTGATAATGCCGCTTCCTGAGGGCGATGACGCAAGGTAGGGTCACCAAGGCTATGAGCGTACCGTAGACCAACGCCTTGAACTCTGTGATATCCATAAAATAAAACACCTTACGTCGGAGGGCGGTGAATGCCATTAAAAGGCCGGGTATGGACGCGATCTCCGTGAACTGCAACCCTAGGATCGCGAACGAAAGTTTGAGAGACCTCTTAACGCGTATGATCTCCGCACCCACGGGCGGAGAACTGCTGCGAGCTTTCGCATCGAATATACGGATCCACAGCAGCATGTTGGCGAACAGTAAGGCCACACCGAAAGCGAGTAGGTATTTCATCCTTCCGCACGCTACGATCAGGTACGCTGTCCCGTAGGAGAACGCTAGGACGAGAAGGTACGTCCACAGTTCTGCCGTCGCCGGATTCAACGTCGCTCACCCAAGGTGACGTACTTCGAGCTTGAGGTCCCCGAGAAGTTCTCGGACGTTAAGCCACAGAGCCTCGGCTCCGGCGGGAGTGATCCCGTAGACTGGAATCTGGCTACCGGCTTTTAATATGTACCTACGTCCGACCGCACGTCGCACGGTCTTCGAGGCGCAGCCGGTGATTATATCGCAATACTGCACCAGTCGTTCGGCATCCTCCTCGTCGGTTCCCGTAGTGTGTACCGCGGCTATCAGTACATCGTCACCGAACTCCTCTCGAATGGTCTCAGCGTCTCCGGCGTCCGCGACGGTTACGGCGACGAACCTTCGCCTCCCCTCCAGCGCTATCTCGACACCTTCACGTTGATCGATTTTCCCTAGTACCGAGCAGCCGGATTCCTCTAACCTGTCTACGACCTCGGGGATGGGATCCGTATCCCGGATCCCAGAGATTTCGCCGCAAAGACCCTGAACGATCGTCGGCTTGTCGGTGACGACCGTACCGGCACAGTCAGAGACTATTACGGCAGCGTCGATGAGCCTATGTTGTAGACACGTCATCAGTGTCTCGGAAACCCCGAACGGGGTGTAGCGACGGCAAGATCGGATCCTACGCTTCGGGGTGAACATACCCACCTCGTTGACCTTGTTAAGGACGTGGCGTTCGGCCGTCTCCCTAGTTAACTTGCTGAAGCCCTCCCGGCGACGCATCAGGGGACATCGCTCGATCAAGGGGTCACCTTCGGCGTGGACCTTCACGTTCCCGTCCTTCCAGATCACCCGTACCGGTGTCTTCCCCAGGCACTCCATCACGTGCTCGTACTTCGTCACCTCGACACCCTCCGGGGGACGATGTGCCGTTGCGTCTGATACCGATAGGGTTGGTCGTCAAGAGTACGGACGAAGAGGGAATCGTGAGAGTAAGGGAGAGATACAGGAAGTGCCTCGAGGGGTTGGAGGGATTCTCCCACGTCTGGATACTGTGGTGGGGGCATGAAGCAGATCGGACCGTTACGAGGGTGAGACCAGTTCACGGGAGAGTCCCCGAGCTCGTCGGCGTTTTCGCCTGTAGGAGCCCTGACCGGCCGAATCCCGTGCTCCTGACGCTTTGTCGGATACTGGAGGTCCGTCTGAGCTCCGGCGAGCTTCGAGTCTCCGGCCTAGACGCCCGAACTGGGTCGCCAGTAGTCGATATGAAACCATACCTACCTGACTACGACGAGCCCGATGGGGAGGTGTCGGTACCTGAGTGGGTCGAGAGAGTCACACAGGGTCGCCGGCCTCCTCGAACTCGAGGTTACCATCGATGAGCCCGCGTAGTACGTCCGCTAGCTTTCCGACCTCTACGCGGACTTGCTCGGTCGTGTCCCTGTCCCTAATAGTCACCGTATCATCCTCGAGTGTTTCGTGGTCCACGGTGACGCAGTACGGAACACCGATCTCGTCGGCACGAGCGTATCGTCTGCCTATCGAACCGGAGTCGTCGTACTCGACTGTAAATCCTTCCTCACGTAGCATACTGGCCACGCGTCGGGCGTACTCGACCATGTCGCTGCGCTTCAGCAGTGGGAATACTCCCACCTCGATCGGCGCCAACCAGGCCGGGAACCTGAACACGCCTTCCTCCGGGTCGAAGTTGTGTTCGAGGACACAATACAGGATACGATCGATACCGTAGGAAGGTTCGATCACGTGCGGGTAGAACCACTCGCCCGTGACCCTCTCCTTGATAATCTCGTAGCACTCCTGGGGCACCTCCACCTCCTCGCCGTCGACTTCGACAGTGAGGCCTCCCTTCAGCTCATCCTCGCTCTCCGCGGTGATTCGACGTAGCGCTTCCGCGATCTTCGGAGCGTCCGACATGAACTTCGGTCCGAGCTCTTCCATCACGGGTTCCGGGCGGTAGATGACCTTGGGCTCCTCCAGCTCGCGGAAGGCCCGTAGGTTCTCTCCACTGTGTTCCGAGTGCTTCTTAAGGTCATAATCCGTCCTGTCCGCGATCCCGACGACTTCAACCCATCCGAACCGCTCCAGCTTCACCTCCACGTCCCAGCAGTCGCTGGCGTAGTGTGCCCGCTCTTCTGGGAGATGCTGACGCGATCGAATGGCTTCGTCCGGAATCCCCATCTCGTTGAGCATACGCTTGGTGAGACCAAGGAAGTAGCCGATTGGTTGACTGACCATGCCTTCCTCAACGGCCTCACGAACGGACATCTCCAGCATCTCACCGTCCTCTTTCCGTTGTTCCTCTATGGGATAGAACTTGAGGACTTCGTCCGCGTAGCGTTCGAACCCGGGGTACTCCTTCTCCTCGGGGTCGAAGAAGACTTCAGCCTCGGCCTGAGTGAACTCGCGGAGACGGATCACACCCTGTCGCGGGCTGATTTCGTTTCGGTACGCGCGACCTATCTGCACGACACCGAAGGGAAGCTTCTGTCGCGCCCACCTGTAAAGGTCTTTGAACTGGATAAAGATAGCTTGGGCGGTCTCCGGACGCAGATATCCCGTTCGACCTTCCTTGGGACCGATGTTCGTATCGAACATCAGGTTGAACTCGGTGACCTCGGCGAGCTTCCCACCGCACTCGGGACATCGTAGGTCGTGCTCACGGATCAAGTCCTCCAACTCCTCGGGCGACATTCCCTCGGCGTCGACTCCAAGCTCCTCCTCGACCAAGTGATCGGCGCGGAAGAACTCACCACACTCGCTGCAATGAGTCATGGGATCTATGAAGTGCTCGACGTGACCGGAAGCCTCGAACACCTCACTTATGAGCAGGTTGGGGGCTTCGATCTCCATGAAACCTTCCTTATGAACGTAATACTCGCGCCACTTCTCCTCGATTTTCCGCTTTAGAAGTGCTCCCAGGGGACCGTAGTCGTAAAAGCCCCGGGCTCCCCCGTAGATACGGAACGCGGGCAGTATGAACCCGCGTCGGCGTGCGATCTCCATGATGCGTTCGTAGATGTCCTCGGTCAATTCCGTGCCCCCACCTCATATCTCGTAGACTGCTTCCACTACCCCGTACAGCTTGAGTACATGTTCCTCGGCTACGAGGATCGTCTTCACACTCTCCTTGACGATACTCTCGAGGTCCTCCCGATCGAACTCCTCCGCTCCCAGGACCAGGGTGAGATCGCGCCCGTCATCCTCGAACTTCGGTACGAGATCCGAGTCATCGTCACCGACGGTACGCAAGCTGGGCTCGTTTCGGACCCATTCCACGAGCTGGATAGCCGCGTTCAAGACTTCGGAGACGCGTTCAGGATCCTTGACGACGAGTCCAACGGTACTGTGTTTACGAATACCAAGCAACGCCTCACGTTGGTCTTCGTCGGGTCTGAAATCGTAAGGTTCCACACTGGCGGCTTCTACGACAGCCTCCGCGGCCTTCGAGGGATCCTCGGAGGACGTGATGTATCCGCCAACGATCACTAAGTCCACGCCATCCAGCTCTTCTATCTTCCTCGGGGTGAGGCTACCTGCGACCGCGGTTCTCGCGGGACACCGGTCGACCCCGAACTTGTGGAGTAGCTCTTCCCCAGTGATCGGCTCGTCGATAGCCGCGTGGAGCAGGAGGTAGTCCGGGAGTTCCTCAAGTCCCTCCAACTTCGACAGAACGTTTACGGGATTGACACCGATAGTGTCCACTAACGCCCCCGCGCAAAGCTCGTGTGCTCTGGTGACGAACGATCGGATCGTCTCCTCGGGAGCCGCACCCAGTACGCATCCCAAGTTCGCCCCATGTTTAATCGATAGCTCCGCCTCCAGTGCCCCTACGTCCATCGTTTTCGTGTCGGCGACTATTGGGCGTTCCGGAAACTCCTCGGCCAACCGTTCGATCGCCCGCGATCCTTCGGCCTTGATGAGCGGTGTTCCGACCTCAAGTATGTGAATACCGGCCTCCACGCTCGCCTCGGCTATTTCGATGGCCTTGGGTAGAGATGTAAGGTCCAACGCTACTTGCGTAAGCATCCGCTGTCCCCCGCCACCTCTGTGAGGACGGCTTCGAACTCTTCCGGACCCGCATCGGTTTTCACGACGGCTCTCTTTGAATAGTGTGGACGTACTGCGTTGAATCCCTCCTCACGGAGCCCTTCAAGTACCGAGGTCAGGCTCGGCACCCTGGATAAGCCCAACCTCGACGCCCATCGGTGGATATCGTAAGCCCAAGGATTCGTCCCGACCTCCTCCGCCACAGTCTCCAAGAGTTCCGAAGCCTCCTCGAACCCGAGTTCGCGGGCGTCCGAAGCCCCACGTTCGGCCCGCTCTCTGTCCGCGAAGTCGGGCAACCACAGTGGTCCCAACCTTACTACGCTCCCAGACCCGCAGCGCGGACACTCACGATCGAACTCACGCTCTGAGGTGTACCCACACTCACGACAGTGCAGAAGGTGACCGAGCTGTTTTAACGCTCGATCGGCTCGGCGGGCTCCTCTTTGGATCTCTCCGATTACGCGCACGTGGTGGCGCTGGAAGAACGCAATATGGGGTTCGAACGCGAGGTCGTACTTCGCACACGTTCGGACGATGTACGAAATCAGCGTACGGATAGCAACTTCCTGGTAGAACTCGACGCGCTCGACCTCTACCCAATACTTCCTACGGGCCGAGCTCGGGTAGCGCCCGGCGAGGGCCGAGACATCGGTGGCAGAGACCCCTATCACGCCACGGTTTCGGACCGTTCTAACGGCAGCATCCAAGAACGGAACCGGGGGCCCGAACGGATCGATATCGACGTAATCGAAACGACCTGACAGCTCATCTTCGTGCATCAAGGCATTCGCATCACGGTTCTCGACCCTGCAGACGTCCTCGACGTCGTTCAACCGGACGTTCTCCTCGATCAGCTCGACCGCACGGGGGTTGAGATCGTTAAGGACGGTTACCTCAGGGTTCAACTCGACTGCGATGCGGATCCCGCGAGCGCCTACTCCCGCCAGCGGATCACACACGATCTTCGGGTCGTATTGTACCAGCGAGGATACCGTTAAATCGCGGCTCAGTTGCATTGCGGGGTTGTAGAACACTGGGTCTCTGGAGGAAGGTTGCCCGCGGGTCTTCGGGACTTTCAGCAGCGTGCGGCCTTCGGTGATTGTCTCGAGCTCCATCGACCTATCCCTAGCCCTGCCCCTGAAGGTGCGCTCACTTCAGTATCACTTCGGTACCCAAGGCCTGGCCCGGGAGACCACGCTCAAACCGGACACGTACGGCCCCGTTGTTGCCGTGAGTGTCGACCACCTTACCACGAATCACCCTACCCGTCTCAGGGTGCTTCCAGATGACTTCCCTACCGATCAACTGGGCCGCCTCTGATCTGTTCTCGACACCCTCAAACTCTATTATGCACTGCCTGGGATCCTGCGTGTGCCTTCCCACGCGGTAGTTCACAATCACACCTCGCTTGACCTCACTCACGACTATTTACCCCCTGGGGGAGACCAGTTGTCCAAGCTCGCCATCGATGGAGGCAGACCGGTTAGGGAGGATCCTATACCGATAGCTCAACCTATCCTGGGTGATGAGGAGGCTCGTGCCGTCACGGAAGTCCTTCGGTCGGGCCAGCTCGCTCAAGGACCACGCGTTGAGGAGTTCGAGCGTGAGTTCGCCAAGTTCGTCGGATGTGAACACTGCATCGCGACGAGTTCGGGCACGACCGCACTGCAGCTCGCCCTGGAGTCCGCCGGGCTCGGTCCGGGCGACCTCGCGATCGTTCCGTCTTTTACGTTTATCGCTACTGCGAACGCCGCCTTGCACGTGGGCGCCCACGTCGCGTTCGTAGACATCGATCTGGAAACGTACTGTATGGATCCATACTCCCTTGAGGAGGTCGTGAAGCTCCTGAAAGACCGCGTGCTACGCCCCCGCACCGTAGTAGTGGTCCCAGTGCATCTCTACGGTCACCCAGCCGACATGGATCCGATCTTGGAGATCGCGGAGGAACACGATCTCATCGTAATCGAAGACGCGGCACAGGCCCACGGAGCCGAGTACAAAGGTAAGAGGGCAGGATCCTTGGGAGACGCCGCCTGCTTCAGTTTCTATCCGACCAAGAACATGACAACGGGAGAGGGAGGGGCAATCACCACGGACGACGAGGAACTGGCCGAGCGGGCCAGGATGCTCCGCTCACACGGTGAGCGCGAACGCTACGACCACGTGGAGATAGGGTACAATTTCCGGATGACGGACATCGCCGCGGCTATCGGGACCGTTCAGCTCCGGAGGCTGGAGGAGTTCAACGAGCAGAGGAGGGAGAACGCTCGCTACTACCTCAAGGAGCTGGCCGATTTAGAACCCCTTATCGAGCTACCGACCGAGAAGTCCTGGGCGAAACACGTTTACCATCAGTTCACGATCAGGGTTAACGTGAAGGAGTTATCCTGTACGCGAGACGAGTTCGCGGAGGCGCTTCGCGCCGAGGGAGTTGATTGTGCCGTACATTACCCGACTCCGCTGCACCGACAACCCGCGTACCTTAGGCGCGGTTACTACGCCACGGAGCTTCCGAAATCGGAGCGTGCGGCCGAGACCGTACTATCCATCCCGGTACACCCAGGTCTGTCGGAGAAGGACCGTCAGGACGTTGTGGAAGCTGTGGAGAAAGTCGTTTCCGCGTTTTCCCGATAGGTTCACACGAGGGGAACGCGCTTGCCGCGCGAGAAGTGTCCTAAATGTGATGGGAAGGGAAAGATCCCAGTCGGAGAGACCGAATGTCCCAGATGTGGCGGTAGCGGATTCGTGGGCGACGTGGACATCAGCGAACACTTCAAAGGGGCTGCTCAGCACGCCGTCGAAGGGTATGATCTCACAAGCTCACGTGACGTCCCATGCCCGAAGTGTCAGGGTAAGGGTACGATAACCGTCTACGAGGAATGCGACAGGTGCGGTGGTACCGGTTACATCGTGAAGTGTCGAGAGTGTGGGAAGGAATTGGATCCAGACGTCGAAGAGGACCTATGCGAGGAGTGCTGGAAGAAAGTCAAGCAGATCCGCAGGGAGAAGATGCCGAAGGTGAAGGTCCTCTCGCCGGCGTGTGGGTACGAGGACGTCGAAGAGGGCGAGCTGTACAAAGGTAAAGTAAGTCGTGTCGAGAAGTACGGAGTTTTCATCGAATTAAACGACAGAACCCTTGGAC
Above is a window of Methanopyrus sp. SNP6 DNA encoding:
- a CDS encoding 50S ribosomal protein L35ae, whose translation is MSEVKRGVIVNYRVGRHTQDPRQCIIEFEGVENRSEAAQLIGREVIWKHPETGRVIRGKVVDTHGNNGAVRVRFERGLPGQALGTEVILK
- a CDS encoding orotidine 5'-phosphate decarboxylase / HUMPS family protein gives rise to the protein MLTQVALDLTSLPKAIEIAEASVEAGIHILEVGTPLIKAEGSRAIERLAEEFPERPIVADTKTMDVGALEAELSIKHGANLGCVLGAAPEETIRSFVTRAHELCAGALVDTIGVNPVNVLSKLEGLEELPDYLLLHAAIDEPITGEELLHKFGVDRCPARTAVAGSLTPRKIEELDGVDLVIVGGYITSSEDPSKAAEAVVEAASVEPYDFRPDEDQREALLGIRKHSTVGLVVKDPERVSEVLNAAIQLVEWVRNEPSLRTVGDDDSDLVPKFEDDGRDLTLVLGAEEFDREDLESIVKESVKTILVAEEHVLKLYGVVEAVYEI
- the selB gene encoding selenocysteine-specific translation elongation factor encodes the protein MPIVHVGLFGHIDHGKTALAAQLTEKPSTAALDKHPEEKERGITIDLGFSSFELGDYTVTLVDAPGHADLIRTVVAGAEIIDAAILVVAADEGPQVQTGEHLVVLNHLGIDRGVVALNKVDLVDEKTVERRIEEIKRVLQGTALEDAPIIPVSAKTGEGIENLKDALLEVLEPPDRDLDSPFRMPIDHAFHVKGAGTVVTGTVLTGRVEVGDELTLYPIGKTVEVKSIQSFGRDKQEARAGDRVGIALRGVREEEIERGFQLAEQGSLRVTRYLDLKVEMDPLFSQSIGQKTMLHIHVGMRSVPARVVPHDDGFLLDSLRPGESSYLYAKLNEPVAVKEGDRTILVKLDLPPTTLRIAGSGLVEGTSKRETFKRVSRRRGRVTRADHMGKGLAVVDGLALNKEHAERLVGEKVSTEGGVEGKIVDTHGTRGAVLVDFEGEVKTGERVVLERVRNVKIVL
- a CDS encoding methanogenesis marker 8 protein; amino-acid sequence: MTKYEHVMECLGKTPVRVIWKDGNVKVHAEGDPLIERCPLMRRREGFSKLTRETAERHVLNKVNEVGMFTPKRRIRSCRRYTPFGVSETLMTCLQHRLIDAAVIVSDCAGTVVTDKPTIVQGLCGEISGIRDTDPIPEVVDRLEESGCSVLGKIDQREGVEIALEGRRRFVAVTVADAGDAETIREEFGDDVLIAAVHTTGTDEEDAERLVQYCDIITGCASKTVRRAVGRRYILKAGSQIPVYGITPAGAEALWLNVRELLGDLKLEVRHLG
- the glyS gene encoding glycine--tRNA ligase — protein: MTEDIYERIMEIARRRGFILPAFRIYGGARGFYDYGPLGALLKRKIEEKWREYYVHKEGFMEIEAPNLLISEVFEASGHVEHFIDPMTHCSECGEFFRADHLVEEELGVDAEGMSPEELEDLIREHDLRCPECGGKLAEVTEFNLMFDTNIGPKEGRTGYLRPETAQAIFIQFKDLYRWARQKLPFGVVQIGRAYRNEISPRQGVIRLREFTQAEAEVFFDPEEKEYPGFERYADEVLKFYPIEEQRKEDGEMLEMSVREAVEEGMVSQPIGYFLGLTKRMLNEMGIPDEAIRSRQHLPEERAHYASDCWDVEVKLERFGWVEVVGIADRTDYDLKKHSEHSGENLRAFRELEEPKVIYRPEPVMEELGPKFMSDAPKIAEALRRITAESEDELKGGLTVEVDGEEVEVPQECYEIIKERVTGEWFYPHVIEPSYGIDRILYCVLEHNFDPEEGVFRFPAWLAPIEVGVFPLLKRSDMVEYARRVASMLREEGFTVEYDDSGSIGRRYARADEIGVPYCVTVDHETLEDDTVTIRDRDTTEQVRVEVGKLADVLRGLIDGNLEFEEAGDPV
- a CDS encoding SAM-dependent methyltransferase, whose protein sequence is MPLRLIPIGLVVKSTDEEGIVRVRERYRKCLEGLEGFSHVWILWWGHEADRTVTRVRPVHGRVPELVGVFACRSPDRPNPVLLTLCRILEVRLSSGELRVSGLDARTGSPVVDMKPYLPDYDEPDGEVSVPEWVERVTQGRRPPRTRGYHR
- a CDS encoding DegT/DnrJ/EryC1/StrS aminotransferase family protein, with amino-acid sequence MSKLAIDGGRPVREDPIPIAQPILGDEEARAVTEVLRSGQLAQGPRVEEFEREFAKFVGCEHCIATSSGTTALQLALESAGLGPGDLAIVPSFTFIATANAALHVGAHVAFVDIDLETYCMDPYSLEEVVKLLKDRVLRPRTVVVVPVHLYGHPADMDPILEIAEEHDLIVIEDAAQAHGAEYKGKRAGSLGDAACFSFYPTKNMTTGEGGAITTDDEELAERARMLRSHGERERYDHVEIGYNFRMTDIAAAIGTVQLRRLEEFNEQRRENARYYLKELADLEPLIELPTEKSWAKHVYHQFTIRVNVKELSCTRDEFAEALRAEGVDCAVHYPTPLHRQPAYLRRGYYATELPKSERAAETVLSIPVHPGLSEKDRQDVVEAVEKVVSAFSR